From Planococcus halocryophilus, the proteins below share one genomic window:
- a CDS encoding S-(hydroxymethyl)glutathione dehydrogenase/class III alcohol dehydrogenase, whose amino-acid sequence MKSKAAVAFKAGEPLQIVEIDVEEPKAKEVMVKILYTSVCHTDAFTLSGDDPEGVFPAVLGHEGGGVVVSVGEGVTSVKPGDHVIPLYTAECGECKFCLSGKTNLCSAVRETQGKGLMTDGTTRFSYNGEPVYHYMGTSTFSEYTVVNEVSLAKVDEDAPLDKVCLLGCGVTTGMGAVKNTAKVEEGAVAAVFGVGAIGLAVVQGLVKANASRIIVIDLNEDKFELAKKMGATDFINPSKFDKPIQEVIVEMTDGGVDYSFECIGNVDVMRSALECCHKGWGESIILGVAGAGKEISTRPFQLVTGRVWRGSAFGGVKGRTELPGMVKDFMNGDIDLESFITHQLDFQDINKAFELLHKGESIRTILTYGE is encoded by the coding sequence ATGAAAAGTAAAGCAGCAGTTGCATTTAAAGCAGGAGAACCCCTACAAATCGTAGAGATCGACGTAGAGGAACCAAAAGCAAAAGAAGTCATGGTCAAAATTTTGTATACATCAGTTTGCCACACTGATGCGTTCACGTTATCAGGCGATGACCCAGAAGGCGTGTTCCCTGCCGTGTTAGGACATGAAGGCGGCGGTGTCGTGGTATCTGTCGGAGAAGGCGTAACATCTGTAAAACCAGGAGATCACGTAATTCCGCTTTACACAGCTGAATGTGGCGAGTGCAAATTCTGTTTGTCTGGTAAAACGAATTTGTGTAGTGCAGTACGTGAAACCCAAGGAAAAGGCTTAATGACCGATGGTACAACGCGCTTTTCTTATAATGGTGAGCCGGTTTATCATTATATGGGCACAAGCACATTTAGTGAATATACGGTTGTTAATGAAGTGAGCTTAGCAAAAGTTGATGAAGACGCACCGTTAGACAAAGTTTGCTTGCTTGGCTGTGGCGTCACAACAGGCATGGGCGCAGTGAAAAACACTGCCAAAGTTGAAGAAGGTGCGGTGGCTGCCGTATTTGGAGTAGGCGCAATTGGTTTAGCGGTTGTTCAGGGACTTGTTAAAGCAAATGCTAGTCGTATTATTGTAATTGATTTGAACGAAGATAAATTTGAATTGGCGAAAAAGATGGGCGCAACTGATTTTATCAACCCATCAAAATTTGATAAGCCGATTCAAGAAGTGATTGTGGAAATGACCGATGGCGGCGTAGACTACAGCTTTGAGTGTATTGGAAATGTTGACGTAATGCGATCAGCTCTTGAATGTTGCCACAAAGGATGGGGCGAAAGCATTATCCTTGGTGTCGCTGGTGCTGGAAAAGAAATTAGCACACGCCCATTCCAATTGGTAACCGGACGCGTATGGCGCGGATCAGCATTTGGTGGCGTAAAAGGACGTACTGAATTGCCAGGAATGGTCAAAGACTTTATGAACGGGGACATTGATTTAGAATCATTCATCACGCATCAACTAGATTTCCAAGACATTAACAAAGCATTTGAACTCTTGCATAAAGGCGAATCGATTCGCACAATTCTAACTTACGGAGAGTGA
- a CDS encoding YhgE/Pip domain-containing protein: MLKKEWKQLFSKPLLLGTMIVMMFIPIIYSGFFLGSSWDPYGKTDRLPVAVVNADVPANYEEETLSIGDELVGNLKENDALDWYFTDAKEAEQGMEDGKYFMILTIPKDFSANAASVMNEQPTPMNLQYETNPGRGFFIEAVSKQATANIKEEIAESVTKEYVKAVFAQIEAIGEGMEEAADGAEQIDSGTVQLQEGTADLVAGLGTLSEGSLSFQEGAEKLEVGLSQFAAGTTELNEGANFLNKGIISYTAGVGKLQTGINGLAEGTAELTNKGPQLVQGSQKLTEGLSSLVPGAEQLNQGLWKTQDGSEQLTEGLRELQAQTSQLTNSSSGIQQLVSGQAALGDGLSELSSGSLALQEGLGSLEGQLPSADQIASLQQGLTAIQESANQLNSAVSIGDTQGISQIQANLVAAQQAVNELQGTSSQTTIAALEATSTFSSLTTEQQTELTAAVSGSIESQSATQQETVEKLKGSLAAISANLNGQLVPAFQTLGSLPEKVAELNNAVTKVNPAASSALGGYSSVQNALSAQLIPGAKTLHTGVEKAGEANKKLQAGVDKTADNLPKLAAAVDRLAQGSSSLTEGVSSLASGSQGLVEGANSLQQGSEELEKGTVAYTAGVSEAAQGAGQLQQGTAELAANSDKLNSGSADLAMGTDRLTKGVQALSGGAGELVGGAAELNSGASKLEDGSGELGNGIGELEEGAAELAGKLSNGAEDVGDALVSDANYDMIAAPATTTESKKSEVPNYGHALAPYILSLALFVGALSFNLVFPINAPAGRPTSGFAWWLSKFSLGFVQATAAALIVDAIMLFGFHLQVEHVGEFITVSIVTSLTYMFLIMFLSITFGNPGRFVAMIILVLQLGSSGGTFPVELTNKFFESVHDFVPMSYAILGFREAMSSAYGTDTLMMSLSVLGAFILVFNLLLWGVLSLRSRKAFKLAEEN, translated from the coding sequence ATGTTGAAAAAAGAGTGGAAACAATTATTTTCAAAACCTTTATTACTCGGAACTATGATTGTAATGATGTTTATACCGATTATTTATAGTGGGTTTTTTCTCGGCTCCTCGTGGGATCCATACGGCAAGACAGATCGCTTACCAGTAGCGGTGGTAAATGCGGATGTACCGGCAAACTATGAAGAGGAAACCTTATCCATTGGGGATGAATTAGTCGGAAACTTAAAAGAAAATGACGCACTTGACTGGTATTTTACGGATGCAAAAGAAGCTGAGCAAGGAATGGAAGATGGCAAGTATTTTATGATACTTACCATTCCAAAAGATTTTTCAGCCAATGCAGCTTCTGTTATGAACGAGCAGCCAACACCAATGAATTTACAGTATGAAACCAATCCAGGTCGCGGATTTTTTATCGAGGCGGTAAGCAAACAAGCAACTGCTAATATAAAAGAAGAAATTGCTGAAAGTGTGACTAAAGAATACGTAAAAGCGGTATTCGCACAAATTGAAGCAATAGGCGAAGGAATGGAAGAGGCTGCTGACGGGGCGGAGCAAATCGATTCTGGAACTGTGCAATTGCAAGAAGGGACTGCCGACTTAGTTGCAGGACTGGGAACTCTTTCAGAAGGAAGTTTGAGTTTTCAAGAAGGCGCAGAGAAATTAGAAGTTGGCCTGAGTCAGTTTGCAGCTGGAACAACCGAATTAAACGAAGGGGCTAACTTTTTAAACAAAGGGATTATTTCGTATACAGCGGGTGTAGGCAAACTGCAAACCGGTATAAATGGGCTAGCTGAAGGAACTGCAGAGCTTACCAATAAAGGTCCACAACTTGTGCAAGGTTCTCAAAAACTGACAGAAGGACTTAGTTCACTTGTCCCTGGAGCTGAACAATTAAACCAAGGGCTTTGGAAAACTCAAGATGGCAGTGAACAGTTAACGGAAGGGCTACGTGAGTTACAAGCGCAAACAAGCCAACTGACAAATAGCTCTTCTGGTATACAGCAATTGGTGTCTGGACAAGCAGCTTTAGGAGATGGACTTTCAGAGCTATCTTCCGGTAGTTTAGCTCTTCAAGAAGGACTTGGATCGCTAGAGGGCCAGCTTCCTTCAGCAGATCAAATAGCTAGTTTACAGCAAGGATTAACAGCAATTCAAGAAAGCGCAAACCAATTAAATAGTGCTGTCTCTATAGGTGATACACAAGGTATTTCGCAAATTCAAGCCAATTTGGTAGCAGCACAGCAAGCGGTTAATGAACTTCAAGGAACATCTTCACAAACTACAATTGCTGCTCTAGAAGCAACATCAACTTTTAGTAGTTTAACGACAGAACAACAAACTGAACTAACTGCAGCAGTTAGCGGAAGTATAGAAAGCCAATCAGCAACTCAGCAAGAAACTGTTGAGAAGCTAAAAGGAAGTTTGGCAGCAATATCAGCAAACCTCAATGGCCAATTAGTTCCCGCATTTCAAACTCTTGGGTCATTGCCAGAGAAAGTGGCTGAATTGAATAATGCGGTAACGAAAGTGAATCCAGCGGCATCATCAGCACTTGGCGGCTATTCATCCGTTCAAAACGCACTTTCCGCACAACTCATTCCAGGTGCAAAAACTTTGCATACTGGAGTAGAAAAAGCTGGAGAAGCAAATAAAAAACTTCAAGCTGGAGTAGATAAAACAGCTGATAATTTACCGAAACTTGCAGCGGCGGTTGATCGCTTAGCGCAAGGAAGCTCCTCTTTAACTGAAGGTGTATCTTCTCTTGCTTCAGGTTCACAAGGACTTGTGGAAGGAGCTAACTCACTGCAACAAGGATCTGAGGAATTAGAAAAAGGAACAGTTGCTTATACAGCTGGAGTATCAGAAGCAGCACAAGGAGCAGGTCAACTTCAACAAGGAACCGCTGAACTTGCTGCAAACTCCGACAAATTAAACTCGGGTTCTGCTGACTTGGCAATGGGTACTGACCGTCTAACAAAAGGTGTTCAAGCATTGTCAGGCGGAGCAGGTGAACTTGTTGGAGGAGCAGCTGAATTGAACAGTGGTGCTAGCAAACTTGAGGACGGTTCAGGAGAATTGGGCAATGGCATTGGAGAACTTGAGGAAGGTGCAGCTGAATTAGCAGGCAAACTTTCAAATGGAGCAGAAGACGTAGGGGATGCTCTAGTATCAGATGCGAATTACGATATGATTGCTGCACCTGCAACAACAACCGAGAGCAAAAAGAGTGAAGTGCCTAACTATGGTCATGCGTTAGCCCCTTATATTTTGTCATTAGCCCTTTTTGTTGGTGCTTTGTCGTTTAACTTAGTATTTCCAATAAACGCTCCAGCAGGACGACCGACATCAGGTTTTGCTTGGTGGCTTAGCAAATTTTCGCTTGGATTTGTCCAAGCGACTGCAGCCGCATTAATTGTGGATGCGATTATGTTGTTTGGTTTTCATCTCCAAGTAGAACATGTTGGTGAGTTTATAACAGTCTCTATTGTCACTTCGCTTACCTATATGTTCTTAATCATGTTTTTAAGTATTACTTTTGGAAATCCAGGACGCTTTGTTGCCATGATTATTCTGGTTCTTCAGTTAGGTTCGAGTGGTGGCACGTTCCCAGTCGAATTGACAAATAAATTCTTCGAAAGTGTTCATGACTTTGTTCCGATGAGCTATGCAATTTTAGGGTTCCGAGAAGCAATGTCTTCGGCATATGGAACCGACACGTTAATGATGAGTCTTTCAGTACTTGGTGCTTTCATCTTAGTATTCAATTTACTGTTGTGGGGCGTCTTGAGTTTAAGAAGCCGCAAAGCTTTTAAATTAGCAGAAGAAAATTAA
- the fghA gene encoding S-formylglutathione hydrolase — protein sequence MNLNISETKFAFGGEQRKYTHYSEALQCDMTFSIYLPSNKEKKEIPLIWWLSGLTCTDDNFSQKSGFQRLADQHQVAVMIPDTSPRGENVADDAAYDLGQGAGFYIDATEKPWSEHYKMYTYITDELAGIASSLVPNFSGKESIMGHSMGGHGALVIGLKNAERFKAISAFSPILNPIQVPWGIKAFSTYLGEDRAAWKSWDASELIKKTDAAPIMISQGTQDGFYPEQLDESTFLKNAEENNQRVDYIKNEGYDHSYFFISTFLDDHFAFHVKHLK from the coding sequence ATGAATCTTAATATTAGTGAAACGAAATTTGCTTTTGGTGGGGAACAACGTAAATATACTCATTACTCGGAAGCATTACAGTGCGATATGACGTTTAGCATATACTTACCTTCCAATAAAGAAAAAAAAGAAATTCCTCTTATATGGTGGCTATCGGGCCTAACTTGTACAGACGATAATTTTAGTCAGAAAAGTGGGTTTCAGCGATTAGCAGATCAACACCAAGTAGCAGTTATGATTCCGGACACTTCTCCTCGTGGAGAAAATGTTGCGGATGACGCTGCATACGACCTTGGACAAGGCGCAGGGTTTTATATAGATGCCACTGAAAAACCCTGGTCAGAGCATTATAAAATGTATACGTATATTACAGATGAATTAGCTGGAATTGCGTCTTCATTAGTTCCTAATTTTTCAGGAAAAGAAAGCATTATGGGGCACTCGATGGGGGGCCACGGGGCATTAGTAATTGGATTGAAAAATGCAGAACGCTTTAAAGCAATCTCAGCCTTCTCGCCAATTTTAAATCCAATACAAGTTCCTTGGGGAATTAAAGCTTTTTCAACTTATTTAGGAGAAGATCGAGCAGCTTGGAAATCATGGGACGCTTCAGAACTGATTAAAAAAACTGATGCAGCCCCAATTATGATTTCACAAGGAACGCAAGATGGCTTTTATCCAGAGCAGTTAGATGAATCGACGTTTTTGAAAAATGCTGAAGAAAATAACCAGAGGGTAGATTATATAAAAAACGAAGGTTATGATCACAGCTATTTCTTTATCTCAACATTCTTGGATGATCATTTTGCTTTTCATGTCAAACACTTAAAATAA
- the egtB gene encoding ergothioneine biosynthesis protein EgtB produces the protein MKAIKNTSIAERFAEIRGVTMKLIEPLETEDFIIQSHEDVSPAKWHIAHTTWFFERMILKEFNSSYEEFNTAFDFLFNSYYNTIGPYQPRHQRGVLSRPTVDQIIDYRNYVDQQIYNLLAESASETKKEIEALIYMGLQHEQQHQELILMDIKYNFFVNPLFPAYGQTEKRPLSKQQETQFVEFEGGLVEIGHDGNGFAFDNESPLHKVWLEPFKLATKPVTNGEFLEFIKSGGYEKPEYWLSDGWSIVKEYNWKAPLYWLKDTEEKWRIFTLAGIQDLELDEPASHVSFYEADAFSRWKGKRLPTEAEWEYASQSVAIRGNTMDDGVYHPVANSYDLQSASLSKMFGDVWEWTSSAYSPYPGSKPLEGALGEYNAKFMCNQMVLRGGSCATPVDHIRETYRNFFPPEKRWQFSGFRLAEDQS, from the coding sequence ATGAAAGCAATAAAAAATACGTCTATAGCAGAGCGCTTTGCAGAAATAAGAGGCGTTACGATGAAACTGATCGAGCCTTTAGAAACCGAAGATTTTATTATCCAATCCCACGAAGATGTTAGTCCAGCTAAATGGCATATCGCCCATACAACATGGTTTTTCGAGCGTATGATTTTAAAAGAATTCAATTCGAGTTATGAAGAATTCAATACGGCTTTTGATTTTTTGTTTAATTCGTATTACAACACGATTGGTCCTTATCAACCACGCCACCAACGCGGCGTGCTATCACGACCGACTGTAGATCAAATTATTGATTATCGTAATTATGTGGATCAGCAAATATATAACTTACTTGCTGAATCAGCTAGTGAAACAAAAAAAGAAATAGAAGCTTTAATATATATGGGGCTTCAACATGAACAACAGCATCAGGAATTGATCTTAATGGATATAAAGTACAACTTTTTTGTTAATCCACTTTTTCCTGCGTATGGACAAACGGAAAAACGTCCGCTAAGCAAACAGCAGGAAACTCAGTTTGTTGAATTTGAGGGAGGATTGGTCGAAATTGGCCACGATGGTAATGGCTTTGCGTTTGATAACGAAAGTCCGCTTCACAAGGTTTGGCTTGAACCTTTCAAGTTGGCAACAAAACCTGTAACCAATGGAGAATTTCTTGAATTTATAAAATCCGGGGGCTATGAAAAACCGGAATATTGGCTTTCTGATGGTTGGAGTATTGTGAAAGAGTACAATTGGAAAGCACCACTTTATTGGCTGAAAGATACAGAAGAAAAATGGCGAATCTTTACCTTAGCGGGCATACAAGACCTAGAACTTGATGAACCGGCTAGTCATGTTAGTTTTTACGAAGCAGATGCTTTTAGCAGGTGGAAAGGCAAAAGATTACCTACTGAAGCTGAATGGGAATATGCTTCTCAAAGCGTTGCTATTCGTGGGAATACGATGGATGATGGAGTTTACCATCCTGTAGCAAATAGCTATGATTTACAAAGTGCATCATTATCAAAAATGTTTGGAGATGTATGGGAATGGACTTCCAGTGCCTACTCGCCCTATCCTGGCAGTAAGCCGTTAGAAGGCGCATTAGGTGAGTATAATGCGAAATTCATGTGTAACCAAATGGTGTTGCGCGGTGGTTCATGTGCAACGCCTGTAGATCACATTCGGGAAACGTATCGGAATTTCTTTCCTCCAGAGAAAAGATGGCAATTTAGTGGTTTTAGGTTAGCAGAAGACCAAAGTTGA
- a CDS encoding winged helix-turn-helix transcriptional regulator, translated as MEIQYKDKTYFSGKDLALSAIGGRWKIAVIWCLLQESPLRLSEIQKKLPQANQRMLIRQLRELEEDKLINRFVYPVVPPKVEYQLSDIGLQLEPVVTSICDWGDEFTAFVEKEANTPSVN; from the coding sequence TTGGAAATTCAATATAAAGATAAAACTTATTTCTCTGGCAAAGACTTGGCCTTATCAGCAATCGGCGGGCGATGGAAAATAGCCGTTATTTGGTGTTTATTGCAAGAGTCTCCACTAAGACTAAGTGAAATTCAAAAAAAATTACCTCAAGCCAATCAGCGTATGCTTATTCGACAACTGAGAGAACTAGAAGAAGATAAACTCATCAATCGATTTGTTTACCCAGTGGTCCCACCAAAAGTCGAGTATCAACTAAGTGATATCGGTCTTCAGCTAGAGCCAGTCGTTACTTCTATTTGTGATTGGGGAGATGAATTTACTGCCTTTGTGGAAAAAGAGGCAAACACCCCATCCGTTAACTAA
- a CDS encoding RrF2 family transcriptional regulator: MQLTKGVEQAICIIVLLATQESSAPLASDEISKRLGVSPSYMKKITRKLVVQGIAVSVSGNNGGVSLAKSATEITMLDVIEAMEGPIKIYPDTGLIRLAFKDGEYAQKGQAILQNVFAQGDRLLIEYLSKVTAADLLKEGLGMSNLPTLNWNQETLSDVLNKEQDDQT; the protein is encoded by the coding sequence TTGCAGTTAACTAAAGGGGTAGAACAAGCAATTTGTATTATCGTGTTATTAGCTACACAAGAAAGCAGCGCGCCGCTTGCTTCAGATGAAATTAGTAAACGACTAGGAGTATCTCCTTCTTATATGAAGAAAATTACAAGAAAGTTAGTTGTGCAAGGTATTGCTGTATCTGTATCTGGAAATAATGGTGGCGTTTCTTTAGCTAAATCCGCAACCGAAATTACGATGCTTGATGTTATTGAAGCAATGGAAGGTCCAATCAAGATTTACCCAGATACGGGATTGATTCGGCTTGCTTTTAAAGATGGTGAATATGCACAAAAAGGACAAGCAATTCTCCAAAATGTTTTTGCACAAGGAGATCGCTTGTTAATCGAATATCTTTCGAAAGTAACCGCAGCAGACTTATTAAAAGAAGGGTTAGGCATGTCTAACCTGCCAACATTAAATTGGAACCAAGAAACCTTAAGTGATGTATTGAACAAAGAACAGGATGATCAAACGTGA
- a CDS encoding GNAT family N-acetyltransferase: MPYIQTSRLTLVTFTTELMQAAITDQLELAKITPYKVADGYPSEEYKEIIPYKIKRYSEYHCENEWEGIIIHNESQTIMGDMGFRVRHEIEDELELGYSIAPDFQGFGFATEMAQAIVGWGLKQPGIIKIVANCDASNMASVRVLEKAGLKQVKENNNKIHWTT; encoded by the coding sequence GTGCCTTATATTCAAACAAGTCGATTGACCTTAGTTACATTTACAACGGAATTGATGCAAGCTGCGATTACTGACCAGTTAGAATTAGCCAAAATAACACCTTATAAAGTGGCTGATGGGTATCCATCTGAAGAATACAAAGAAATTATCCCTTACAAAATTAAGCGTTACAGCGAATATCATTGCGAAAACGAATGGGAAGGAATTATTATCCATAATGAGTCTCAGACAATAATGGGGGACATGGGTTTTAGAGTACGCCATGAAATCGAAGATGAATTGGAATTGGGATACAGCATCGCTCCTGATTTTCAAGGCTTTGGCTTTGCAACAGAAATGGCACAAGCGATCGTGGGTTGGGGATTAAAGCAACCGGGAATCATAAAAATTGTAGCAAATTGTGATGCTAGCAATATGGCTTCAGTTCGAGTGTTAGAGAAAGCCGGACTCAAACAGGTTAAAGAAAATAACAACAAAATTCACTGGACGACTTAA
- the gshAB gene encoding bifunctional glutamate--cysteine ligase GshA/glutathione synthetase GshB, with product MDIKKILENDRVKPYVLKARYGLEKEGQRVDLTGQLVNTDHPENISKSDDHPYIKRDFAETQMELVTPVTETLKELFDYLESIHEVAYRSLDKNEMIWPLSMPPELPEKEEDIIIAKLADAESVRYRHSLAESYGRRKQMISGIHYNFEFSEELLQALFEAQSEVTEFHQFKTEIYMKLTRNYLHYRWFITYLYGASPSSEKNFFNDNSLVEPVRSIRSSKYGYVNSENVQVSYSSLKKYISDISALVEKDVLVEEKEFYSAVRLRGGSQVADLEKRGIGYIELRNIDINPFDKNGISYEQAEFLNLFLVYLLWKDESVHHDEWVKEGELNNEKVALEHPLKPTQFKDEAETILEEMEQLVKTLELSVSDKLFVNERDMLNDPSKTIAGRLYKESQQVSQSQLAVKIAKEYHEKAWDMPYQLTAFTDMELSTQLLMFDAIQLGIQVEIIDRQDQFLKLKLNDHVEYVKNGNMTSKDSYIATLIMENKTVTKKILQKQGFRVPLGEEFNNIDEALRSYALFAKKAFVVKPKSTNYGLGISIFKDGAAYEDYEQALKIAFKEDSSVLLEEFLSGTEYRFFVINDRVEAVMARIPANVTGDGEKTVEELVAEKNKDPLRGKDHRTPLEKIQLGELEILMLKGQGMQINSIPKKGEVLYLRENSNVSTGGDSIDVTDQIREDYKKIAVDSVAALGAKISGLDLIIEDIEVPASNNKAYGIIEANFNPSMYMHVFPYKGKSRRLTMNLLYYLFPELGKMK from the coding sequence GTGGATATTAAAAAAATATTAGAAAATGATCGTGTAAAACCATATGTGTTAAAAGCCCGTTATGGTCTTGAGAAAGAAGGTCAACGAGTTGATTTAACAGGTCAGTTGGTGAACACAGACCACCCAGAAAACATATCGAAGAGCGATGATCATCCCTATATAAAACGGGATTTTGCAGAAACGCAAATGGAACTAGTCACACCTGTTACGGAAACGTTAAAAGAGCTATTTGACTACTTAGAGTCGATTCATGAGGTAGCTTACCGGTCTTTAGACAAGAACGAAATGATCTGGCCATTGAGTATGCCTCCTGAGCTACCAGAAAAAGAAGAAGATATTATCATTGCTAAATTAGCAGATGCTGAAAGTGTTCGATACCGTCATTCCTTAGCCGAATCTTATGGCCGTCGTAAACAAATGATTAGTGGAATTCATTATAATTTTGAATTTAGTGAAGAATTACTTCAAGCACTATTTGAAGCACAGTCTGAAGTTACAGAATTTCATCAGTTTAAAACTGAAATCTACATGAAACTAACGAGAAACTATTTGCATTATCGTTGGTTCATTACTTATTTATATGGGGCTTCACCTAGTAGCGAAAAGAATTTCTTTAATGACAATTCTTTAGTAGAACCGGTGCGAAGTATTAGAAGCAGTAAATACGGTTATGTAAATAGTGAAAATGTTCAAGTCTCGTATAGCAGCTTAAAAAAATACATCTCAGATATTTCTGCACTTGTGGAAAAGGATGTATTAGTTGAAGAGAAAGAGTTCTACTCAGCTGTGCGCTTAAGAGGCGGCAGTCAAGTTGCAGATTTAGAAAAGCGTGGTATAGGTTATATTGAGTTAAGAAATATAGATATTAATCCTTTTGATAAAAATGGAATCAGTTATGAACAAGCAGAATTTCTGAATCTATTTTTGGTTTATCTATTATGGAAAGATGAAAGTGTTCATCATGACGAGTGGGTAAAAGAAGGAGAGCTTAATAATGAAAAAGTGGCGCTTGAGCATCCACTAAAGCCAACACAGTTTAAAGATGAGGCTGAAACCATTTTGGAAGAAATGGAGCAATTAGTGAAAACTTTAGAGTTATCTGTTTCAGATAAGTTATTTGTCAATGAAAGAGACATGTTGAATGACCCAAGTAAAACGATAGCTGGGAGACTTTATAAAGAAAGTCAGCAAGTCAGTCAAAGTCAACTAGCAGTGAAAATTGCTAAAGAATATCATGAAAAAGCTTGGGATATGCCTTATCAATTAACTGCATTTACGGATATGGAGTTATCAACTCAGTTATTAATGTTCGATGCGATTCAATTAGGAATTCAAGTAGAAATTATAGATCGCCAAGATCAATTTTTAAAACTTAAGTTGAATGATCATGTTGAGTACGTTAAAAACGGCAATATGACGAGTAAAGATAGTTATATCGCTACGTTGATCATGGAAAACAAAACAGTGACGAAAAAAATTCTTCAAAAGCAAGGGTTCCGTGTACCTTTAGGTGAGGAGTTTAATAACATTGACGAAGCTTTACGTTCATATGCTTTATTTGCTAAAAAAGCTTTTGTTGTAAAGCCAAAATCAACAAATTACGGTCTTGGTATATCTATCTTTAAAGATGGTGCAGCGTATGAAGATTATGAACAGGCTTTGAAAATTGCTTTTAAAGAAGATTCTTCTGTTTTACTAGAAGAGTTTCTTTCAGGTACTGAATATCGCTTTTTTGTTATCAATGATAGAGTGGAAGCGGTTATGGCTCGAATTCCTGCAAACGTAACAGGGGATGGAGAAAAGACAGTCGAAGAGTTAGTTGCTGAAAAAAATAAAGATCCGTTAAGAGGGAAAGATCATCGGACACCACTTGAAAAAATTCAATTAGGTGAACTTGAAATTTTAATGTTAAAAGGTCAAGGCATGCAAATAAACTCTATTCCGAAAAAAGGTGAAGTTCTTTATTTGCGCGAAAACTCTAATGTGAGTACAGGTGGAGATTCAATTGATGTTACCGATCAAATTCGTGAAGACTATAAAAAGATAGCAGTAGATTCAGTGGCTGCTCTTGGTGCGAAAATTAGTGGACTTGATTTAATCATTGAGGACATTGAAGTTCCCGCTTCGAATAACAAAGCATACGGAATCATTGAAGCAAACTTTAATCCATCTATGTACATGCATGTTTTTCCGTATAAAGGGAAATCCCGCCGTCTAACGATGAATTTGCTCTACTATTTATTCCCAGAGCTCGGTAAAATGAAATAA
- a CDS encoding glycine betaine ABC transporter substrate-binding protein yields MNKKIVGMTLIASAALYGCSSGDEATEPLVIGGKPWTEQYILPYILGEYIEANSNYTVEYKDGLGEVAILTPALEKGDIDMYVEYTGTGFKDVLKLESEPGQTSEEVLQAVREGYEEELGATWLEPLGFENGYTLAYSKESGLDATTYSELAELSRSQDISFGGPHSFYERKGDGYEDLKATYDFNFSTTESFDPSIMYEALKNGDVNVIPAFTTDSRIDLFELTTTKDDLNFFPKYDAVPVVRLETLEEYPDLEVVLNKLAGQISAEEMLAMNSKVDVDKEQPQDVAREFLIEKELIEE; encoded by the coding sequence ATGAATAAAAAAATAGTGGGAATGACTTTGATTGCGTCAGCAGCTTTATATGGATGTAGTTCTGGGGATGAAGCAACTGAACCGCTGGTGATTGGTGGTAAGCCTTGGACTGAGCAATATATTTTGCCTTATATTTTAGGGGAGTACATAGAGGCAAATTCAAATTACACCGTTGAATATAAAGACGGTTTAGGCGAAGTGGCAATTTTAACACCAGCTTTAGAAAAAGGTGATATTGATATGTACGTTGAGTACACAGGTACAGGATTTAAAGACGTATTGAAACTCGAATCAGAACCCGGACAAACTTCTGAAGAAGTTCTACAAGCGGTTCGAGAAGGCTATGAAGAGGAGTTAGGGGCAACTTGGTTAGAGCCTTTAGGTTTTGAAAATGGCTATACGTTAGCCTATTCCAAAGAAAGTGGCTTAGACGCTACAACTTACTCAGAACTAGCTGAACTTTCTCGTTCGCAAGACATATCTTTTGGCGGACCGCATTCTTTCTATGAACGAAAAGGGGATGGCTACGAAGATTTAAAAGCAACTTATGACTTTAATTTTTCCACTACTGAAAGTTTCGATCCTTCTATTATGTATGAAGCATTAAAAAATGGAGATGTAAATGTAATCCCTGCTTTTACAACAGATAGCAGAATAGACTTATTCGAATTGACTACGACAAAAGATGATTTAAACTTTTTCCCGAAATATGATGCCGTACCAGTTGTCCGCTTGGAGACGCTTGAAGAATACCCTGACTTAGAAGTGGTATTAAATAAACTTGCTGGGCAAATCAGCGCAGAAGAAATGTTGGCGATGAACTCTAAAGTAGATGTTGATAAAGAGCAACCGCAAGACGTAGCTCGCGAATTTCTAATCGAAAAAGAATTGATTGAAGAATAG